A window of Fusarium falciforme chromosome 1, complete sequence genomic DNA:
TAGCTCTAGATAGCTCGGACGGGACGACTTACAGAACCTTGAACTTGTCAAACTGCTCGAGAAACTCTGGACCGGTTGCATCGGGGTCGGTATAGGGGCCTGGATTTCGACGGATGTGGTTGAGATACTTCCTTTTGGTTGCGGTCAGCAGGTGATGGATCGTCGACTAGGTAGCTAGCTCCCTTACCATCGTCTCTCTTCAATGTCGGCCGCTGAAGCAGGAgacgcagcagcagcaggttcTAGAGTATCGACACTCATGGCCCAAGGATTCCAATCAGGCTTTCTAAAGATCGAGGGGGAAATCAGGTGTAGGAGGTGTAAGATGGGGGAGATGGTCGAGGTGCACAAGGCAGAACAGATCTGGGGGATCCGTGCGTTCGCGGGGAGCATCATGATTGCTCCAGGTGGCGCGGTGAGCTTCGGTGAGCGTCGGTGAATGTGGGGTTGACTGTCTCAGGTTGACGGTCTTTACCAGGCAGGAGCGGGAAAGGAATGACGACCATATATAGGAAAAGacagagaaaagagagggaAAGCATGTTTGTTTATTCTTTTGATTGAATTCTCAACGGATCTATAACTGTAATCCTAAATCTACTGATATGAATAAGTTTCGAGAATTAAACCTGGTAGCACAGCCCAGCTCCACGAGGTACCTGCAGTGGAAGCTTCTGTTGTGGCGGCCCGTGGCTGCAGAAGGCTCACACCCCACCAGAGCCCACTGAGGTACCAGTATCACGGTCACCAGCTCAGCTTGTAAATTTGACCTTGTCAACTTCACCAGTTTAGTTGGGCTTTGcatgctcctcctcttgacACACACATTATGGGTCACGATTGAATATTCATTACAAGGTTTCGGGCGTCTACGGCATATTATCAACATATGGTTTAtcaaccatcaccatggacGACCTACTCACCCCCGTCAGCACCACCTATCTCAAGCCTCGAAACGAGCCTCAACAGCTCTTAACAGAAGTGAAGCCGATCATTGAGCATAAAAAGATCACTTCCATCTCGACTCCGGATGAAGCTTTGGACGCTCTCAAGAGCCAGCCAGATTACGACACTCTCATCGCAGTCCTAAAATTCCTAAATGGCGACAAGCCTGCATCCGACGGCTTCTCATTCCAAACTCCAAACCCGAAGAGCGCCGCCATCGTGTACCTTCTAGTTTCCGAGATTGTACCAAACTACTACACGCTGCTTGTTGAGGGAGCTGCCGAGCACGATGACTCGTCAGAGGAACCTCATGTTGAGCTCCTGCTGCGCTGCCTCCGTAGCTCAACAGGTCTCAACGCGACCATGACTCAGATCAGAGCTCTCATTCAAGAATCACGGCTGGGCGGGAAAGAGGAGAAGCGCAGTGATATTTCTCTCAACCTCGGCATTCTCTTGGATATGCTAGCCTCTCTCCTGCGTGGTTTCGAATCGATCCGCGAGATATGGGCCTCGTCAGTGAAGCCGCTTACCAACGCAGGTCTTCAGAGAGTTCAGGCGCAGAAACTTGGCTCTCTACTCACAAACGGCCAGATCGTGTCCGTCTCTGCCGAGGCCCTCGAGATTGTCGGGCGCGATCGAGTGCGTAACGAGAGTCACTGGATAGCCGATGGACTGGAGTATAGCAGATGGATGGGGAACAGTACTGTGTCATGGGTCAAGTCTTCACCCAGGGCCGAAGAGATGACATTCTGCTCTGACCTCTTCCAGAAGTCATTATCCCTTCATCACTCAGGTAAGATTGTATAGCATGCCTATATTCATCTCTTTTGCTCACCATGCCCTAGAAACTCTCATCAAGATTGCCATTGATAGGCTTCTCCTTTCTAAAGGTGTTTCCCCCAGTTATTTCGTCAATTTGGCCTTCAGCCAGCCACGATCATCCAAGAAAATCCTCCATCTTGTTCTCCAGCATATTTCCCAGAAGCATCTTGGCCACCTAGACCTCGGCGACACATCTTCCGACGAGAAAGTCTCTGCAGCTGCAAACATAATCAAGCAACTAACCCTAGACGAtgaggcgaggaggaataTTATGATAGACTGGTGCGCCTCATCCTCTGGTGCTGGACTTGGCGACGGCATCGGCATCCGCCGTGCTGTAATAGCTGCCCTTTCACAGGACCGAGATGCTATTACTACTGTCTTGGAGAAGTCTCTTGCTCAGTTCGGAGATGAGTTGTACATAAAACATGCGGCAATACTACAGCAGGATGGTAAGATACACCTGTCCAAACCAGTAGAATCTGAAGCACTAACAATTTCCAGTTCACACTCAAATCTTGCTCCTCGCCGCTGGCTATGTGCACAGGCTTTCGCCCATCAAGCTGACTCTGCTCATGCGGGCAGGCTCATACATGACCACTATCTCCAACAGAATCGGCTCTAGCCAGGCCAGGGCGCAATTCCTCGGTCTAGTTGTTGGAGAATCCCTCTCAGCTCTTAtcgacgacaacaagaaaCGACTGGATTTCAAGATGGAAGAGACGGAAACCGAAGAGGCGCAGCAGCTCAAGAGCCTCACAAAGGTCTCTGATGCTATAGGACCCATTGAGCCCATCCTATCAGATCCTGCAACAGAGACGTTAACCCAACCTCGGAAGTCTACGACAAAACCCAAACCTGCCCAGAAGAAACaaaagcagaagaagaagcctctTATCGCCGAGGTCAAGCCAAAGGCTATCATCGAGGAGATCGGTTCTtctgatgaagaagatgacgatctTGCTCCCTATTCCAAAGACTCCGACCCCGAGGATTCCGATGACGATGCTACGCTGGTTGAACGCAACAGACCAAAGCCTCCCGTCTACATTCGAGACCTCATCACCTTCTTCCGCGACTCAGAATCGTACGACAAGCAGAAGCTCGCCCTCCAGACCGCACCGGTCCTCATCCGTCGCAAGGCAAACTACGGCACCGAGGTCAGCTACCATGCCGACGAGTTGGCTGGGCTGCTCGTGGGCATACAGGACAAATTCGAGATGGACGACTTTCAAGATCTGCGGCTTCAGGGTATGGTTGCCTTGGTAGTCTCTCAACCCAAGACCATGGCACCTTGGTTCGCACGCACGTTTTTCGAGGGCGACTACTCCCTTTCTCAGCGAACCTCAATTCTTATCACCCTCGGTCTATCGGCGCGTGAGCTAGCTGGCTTTGAAGTATCGCAGTATCAGTCAGCTGCTGCTTTCCCATCCAAACGACTCCCTGAGAAGATGGAACAGCTCTACCTCGAACCCGCCAGTAACAGCAATACCAACGTCCTCCCTGCTTCCCAGCTCAAGGCACTCCCCCCCAATGCCCTTGACAGCATCTCTCAATCCCTAACATCCTCTTTCCTCGCCCCCCTAGCCGCAGAAGCTGCTGATGCCAACACGGGGCCGGATATCCTCAAGCTTCAGAGCTTCACAGCACGTtacaagtccaagtccaagtccaagcctCGTGTGCGCGCCATCCCCAACACCACGGCTGCCCTCCTCgcgtcgtccttcttctcgccgcTCACGGCTCACTTCCAGGTCGCCCTCCGCTCTGCAAAGCCCATCATCCTCAATCCCGCACTCCTGGCACTGTATCTGCAGACTCTCGGTATCATCGTCCATGCCGCGGGACCTTCCACACTTTCGCTTCCTCAGCTGACGGCGGAGTTGTGGGATCTGCTTCTCGGCGTAAGGGTACATGTCTTGGGCGATCTCGGTGCTATGAAAGGATGGCTCGTGGCCATGGCTTCACTCTTAGAGGTCAACGGTGGCGACATGCGTCGACTCTGCGAAGCGCAGGGCAGGGAGGTGATGGAGACGAGAGAGTGGGTAGCCATGGTATTTGAGAGAACGAGAGGAGAGGACGGTGGGGAGGAGAATGAGGTCAAGATGTTGGCTGCAGGCGTGTTGATCAAGTTGGGTGAGGCCATTGAGAAGTATCAGGCTTTGTTGATGGGAGACATGATTGGGTTTCAATAGGTAGTCCAAACaaagaagccaaagatgGGATCAAGACTATTATTGAGGCATTCTATTCGTGATTAAGATTCATGATCATACGTCATGTCAGGCAAGACGGCATCCGTCCCGGATCCAAGGCCCAAAGATGCTACCAAACTCATTCCGAGTGTGACCAAATTATATCATCTCTCCTACCTATCCTAGCTTGGTAATGCAAACGTAGATCAAGGCGTGTCGCCA
This region includes:
- a CDS encoding Telomere-reg-2 domain-containing protein, coding for MDDLLTPVSTTYLKPRNEPQQLLTEVKPIIEHKKITSISTPDEALDALKSQPDYDTLIAVLKFLNGDKPASDGFSFQTPNPKSAAIVYLLVSEIVPNYYTLLVEGAAEHDDSSEEPHVELLLRCLRSSTGLNATMTQIRALIQESRLGGKEEKRSDISLNLGILLDMLASLLRGFESIREIWASSVKPLTNAGLQRVQAQKLGSLLTNGQIVSVSAEALEIVGRDRVRNESHWIADGLEYSRWMGNSTVSWVKSSPRAEEMTFCSDLFQKSLSLHHSETLIKIAIDRLLLSKGVSPSYFVNLAFSQPRSSKKILHLVLQHISQKHLGHLDLGDTSSDEKVSAAANIIKQLTLDDEARRNIMIDWCASSSGAGLGDGIGIRRAVIAALSQDRDAITTVLEKSLAQFGDELYIKHAAILQQDVHTQILLLAAGYVHRLSPIKLTLLMRAGSYMTTISNRIGSSQARAQFLGLVVGESLSALIDDNKKRLDFKMEETETEEAQQLKSLTKVSDAIGPIEPILSDPATETLTQPRKSTTKPKPAQKKQKQKKKPLIAEVKPKAIIEEIGSSDEEDDDLAPYSKDSDPEDSDDDATLVERNRPKPPVYIRDLITFFRDSESYDKQKLALQTAPVLIRRKANYGTEVSYHADELAGLLVGIQDKFEMDDFQDLRLQGMVALVVSQPKTMAPWFARTFFEGDYSLSQRTSILITLGLSARELAGFEVSQYQSAAAFPSKRLPEKMEQLYLEPASNSNTNVLPASQLKALPPNALDSISQSLTSSFLAPLAAEAADANTGPDILKLQSFTARYKSKSKSKPRVRAIPNTTAALLASSFFSPLTAHFQVALRSAKPIILNPALLALYLQTLGIIVHAAGPSTLSLPQLTAELWDLLLGVRVHVLGDLGAMKGWLVAMASLLEVNGGDMRRLCEAQGREVMETREWVAMVFERTRGEDGGEENEVKMLAAGVLIKLGEAIEKYQALLMGDMIGFQ